A genomic region of Enterococcus sp. 12C11_DIV0727 contains the following coding sequences:
- a CDS encoding YbgA family protein: protein MKKIAERQKEWASLKYLVLAKSQPDYKAIRKLFADNNWDTEKEWAFRKYLQHALAQPTKKEDLLNAYQHVWGYFKTKATDEERQHYQSLIENFSINEDEVLPFLKKLTVKYQEPYLLQSVLLFPKA from the coding sequence TTGAAAAAAATAGCCGAACGCCAAAAAGAATGGGCTTCATTGAAATATCTGGTTTTAGCAAAATCCCAACCTGACTACAAGGCAATCAGAAAACTATTTGCAGATAATAATTGGGATACTGAAAAAGAATGGGCATTTCGTAAATATCTTCAACATGCGTTAGCCCAACCAACTAAAAAAGAAGATCTGCTAAACGCCTATCAACATGTCTGGGGATACTTTAAAACGAAAGCAACAGATGAGGAACGTCAACATTATCAATCATTAATAGAAAACTTTTCTATCAATGAGGATGAAGTATTGCCTTTTCTAAAAAAATTAACAGTTAAGTATCAGGAGCCATATTTACTTCAATCCGTATTGCTTTTTCCGAAAGCGTGA